From one Paramormyrops kingsleyae isolate MSU_618 chromosome 1, PKINGS_0.4, whole genome shotgun sequence genomic stretch:
- the chkb gene encoding choline/ethanolamine kinase: MQSRQSVTGSADGGLSLPGGAAPKPAATGKCHLKAPSLRAGNGDDDSEAESYRDGRTDEVDRDTKSRAYAWCRDFLSGSWKSISEADFQISIVSGGLSNLLYLCSLPDGVATTDGEPGQVLLRVYGAILQGVDSLVLESVMFAILAERALGPRLYGIFPEGRLEQYVPSKRLRTEQLRIPELSAEIAVKMARFHRMVMPFNKEPKWLFGTIDRYMDQILKLSFVREAHVKKFSKLMKYNLQQELESLRTLLMDTPSPVVFCHNDVQEGNILMLDNRTASSTERLMLIDFEYSSYNYRGFDFGNHFCEWVYDYTYDQWPFFKAELENYPSREQQLHFFRSYLSENSEYLNSTKEDQARIEEAMILETNRYALASHFLWGLWSIIQAKISTIEFGYMDYAQSRFDAYFKQKKNVLLTFPPTPDNSE; this comes from the exons ATGCAGTCAAGACAGAGTGTTACGGGGAGCGCCGACGGCGGCCTGAGCCTTCCCGGAGGCGCTGCGCCGAAGCCCGCTGCAACTGGGAAGTGTCACCTGAAGGCGCCGAGTCTTCGGGCCGGCAACGGGGATGACGACTCTGAGGCCGAATCTTACCGGGACGGGCGAACCGACGAAGTGGACCGTGATACGAAGAGCAGAGCGTACGCCTGGTGCCGGGACTTTCTCTCCGGATCATGGAAGTCTATCTCAGAGGCGGATTTTCAGATTAGTATTGTCAG CGGTGGCCTCAGTAACCTGCTGTACCTGTGCAGCCTCCCGGACGGCGTGGCCACCACCGATGGGGAGCCGGGGCAGGTGCTGCTGCGGGTTTACGGCGCCATCCTGCAG GGTGTGGACTCTCTTGTGCTTGAGAGCGTCATGTTCGCCATCCTGGCAGAACGGGCCCTGGGACCCCGACTGTATGGCATATTCCCAGAGGGCCGCCTGGAACAGTACGTCCCG AGTAAGCGCCTGCGGACCGAACAGCTCCGAATTCCAGAACTTTCTGCAGAGATAGCGGTGAAGATGGCTCGGTTCCACAGGATGGTTATGCCCTTCAACAAAGAGCCCAAGTGGCTGTTTGGGACCATAgacag GTACATGGATCAAATACTGAAGCTGAGCTTTGTCCGCGAGGCTCATGTGAAGAAGTTCAGCAAGCTGATGAAGTACAACctgcagcaggagctggagaGTCTCCG GACGCTGCTCATGGACACGCCGTCACCGGTGGTGTTCTGCCACAATGACGTTCAGGAAG GTAATATCCTTATGTTAGACAACAGGACTGCCTCGTCCACAGAGAGGCTGATGCTTATTGACTTTGAGTACAGCAGCTATAATTATAG GGGCTTCGACTTTGGTAACCATTTCTGTGAGTGGGTGTACGACTACACCTATGACCAGTGGCCGTTCTTCAAGGCCGAGCTGGAAAACTAccccagcagagagcagcag TTGCATTTTTTTAGAAGTTATTTGTCTGAAAATAGTGAATACTTAAATTCCACAAAAGAAGACCAAGCAAGGATTGAGGAAGCCATGATTCTAGAAACCAATCG TTACGCTTTGGCGTCTCATTTCCTGTGGGGTTTGTGGTCCATTATTCAAGCAAAAATCTCCACTATTGAGTTCGGCTACATG GACTATGCACAGAGTCGGTTTGATGCCTACTtcaagcaaaagaaaaatgttttgcTAACCTTCCCTCCCACCCCCGACAACAGTGAATAG